The segment ATTAAAATCTTATTTTACTTGGAGGTATTTATTATGAAAATATTACCAAAACTTCAAATAGCCCTTGACAATACAAGTCTAGAATCTGCATTAGATTCTATTAGAGTAGTAGGAGAAGAAATTGATGTAATTGAAGCCGGTACAATATTATGTGTGGCAGAAGGTATGAAGGCTGTAAAGTGCCTTAAAGCTTTATATCCTCAGAAAATTGTTCTTGCAGATATTAAAGCTGCAGATGCAGGAAGTCTTCTTGCAAAAATGTGCTATGACAGTGGTGCTGACTGGATGACAGTAATATGTTGTGCTCCAATTGCTACTATGGAGGCTGCTTTAAAGGAAGCAAAAACAAGAAATTGTGATGTGCAAATCGAACTTTATGGTGATTGGACTTTTGAACAAGCAGCTGAGTGGAGAGAAGCTGGAATAGAACAAGTTGTGTATCATAGAGGAAGAGATGCTCAGGCAGCTGGTCAAGGCTGGGGCGCAGAAGATATCGATAAAGTTAAGAAACTTTCTGATATGGGATTTAAAGTTACAGTAACAGGTGGTTTAGTAACAGAAGACCTTCATTTATTTAAGGATATACCAGTATACACATTTATAGCAGGAA is part of the Haloimpatiens sp. FM7315 genome and harbors:
- the ulaD gene encoding 3-keto-L-gulonate-6-phosphate decarboxylase UlaD, which translates into the protein MKILPKLQIALDNTSLESALDSIRVVGEEIDVIEAGTILCVAEGMKAVKCLKALYPQKIVLADIKAADAGSLLAKMCYDSGADWMTVICCAPIATMEAALKEAKTRNCDVQIELYGDWTFEQAAEWREAGIEQVVYHRGRDAQAAGQGWGAEDIDKVKKLSDMGFKVTVTGGLVTEDLHLFKDIPVYTFIAGRSIRNAKDPKEAAREFKKVIAEYWG